A window from Streptomyces sp. NBC_00335 encodes these proteins:
- a CDS encoding phage tail protein, producing the protein MRGGPPIPFSNFSVAIGDDVMEFTAVTGISSACALPCAAHRRGDNRVEVTFARGAFAGSEELLDWLFTSGQLQGPVVDALVTLTDPADAKPVMAWVLRDARPVSLIAPDLDEDGTPALIEILKLSGTELLTFPRPV; encoded by the coding sequence TTGCGAGGAGGTCCTCCGATTCCGTTCTCCAACTTCTCCGTCGCCATCGGTGACGACGTCATGGAGTTCACGGCCGTGACAGGGATCAGTTCTGCCTGCGCACTGCCCTGCGCCGCGCACCGCCGTGGAGACAACCGTGTCGAGGTCACCTTCGCTCGTGGCGCCTTCGCAGGATCTGAGGAACTCCTGGACTGGCTGTTCACCTCAGGCCAACTACAGGGACCCGTCGTGGACGCCCTGGTCACTCTCACCGACCCTGCCGACGCCAAACCGGTCATGGCGTGGGTGCTTCGCGATGCCCGGCCCGTGTCGCTCATCGCCCCCGACCTCGACGAGGACGGAACACCCGCTCTCATCGAGATCCTCAAACTCTCC
- a CDS encoding transposase, whose amino-acid sequence MKHRLVFIDRLLATLVHLRRGVTHDVLVCWFGVDRSTITRAIGEARPLLATRGCTVAAVVRLRSLAEVIDHLGGSGQTGIIDGTEIRVRRPAAGRKDREKFISGKNKQNAVKVMVLADAGYQGLGAQTGGRVVTPSHRKFKKNPPEWYEEIYERQRKAHSSRRIRVEHGIAHLKNWRSLAWHLGRREHMSDTIQAVAGLPSHQQTATRGAGQPQ is encoded by the coding sequence GTGAAGCACCGGCTGGTCTTCATCGACCGGCTTTTGGCCACGCTCGTTCACCTCCGCCGCGGTGTCACTCACGATGTGCTGGTCTGCTGGTTCGGTGTCGACCGCTCCACGATCACCCGGGCGATCGGCGAGGCGCGGCCCTTGCTCGCGACACGTGGCTGCACCGTCGCGGCCGTCGTCCGGCTCCGCAGCCTCGCCGAGGTCATCGACCACCTCGGCGGGAGCGGTCAGACCGGGATCATCGACGGCACCGAGATCCGGGTCCGTAGGCCAGCCGCCGGCCGCAAGGACCGGGAGAAGTTCATTTCCGGCAAGAACAAGCAGAACGCGGTCAAAGTCATGGTCCTCGCCGACGCCGGCTACCAGGGGCTGGGCGCCCAGACGGGCGGCCGCGTCGTGACACCGTCACACCGCAAGTTCAAGAAGAACCCGCCGGAGTGGTATGAGGAGATCTACGAACGCCAGCGCAAGGCACATTCCTCACGCCGGATCAGGGTCGAGCACGGCATCGCACATCTCAAGAACTGGCGGTCCCTCGCCTGGCACCTGGGTCGCCGCGAGCACATGAGCGACACCATCCAAGCCGTGGCCGGACTGCCTTCACACCAGCAGACCGCCACCCGTGGGGCCGGGCAGCCACAGTGA